CCGTCATGCACGACCTTCAGCCGGCGGTTCGACAAGTCGAAGGACAGCGCCCGAATCTCCTCAAAGCCGTTCAGGGCTAGGCGAATCATTCGTTCTTCTGATGGACAGTCCATCTTCGGCACGGCATAAACACTGACCCATCTCCCTGGCGCCTCGGAGGAGGCCTGTATATCGGTATCCGCTGCGGACGTTGCATCACCGCCACAGGCGCCACCACAGGATTTGCTCATGATACGACTCCACTTGAACAATGTTGTGGTACCATTTAAAACTATAAAGCTACTATAAGGTCAATAGAGTAAAGAATCCGTTGGGGAGGAGGCTGATGCGCATTGGTCAGTTGGCGCAGTTGGTAGGGGTCGAAACACAGACGATCCGCTTCTATGAACAGCAGGGCTTGTTGCCGCCGCCTGATCGGCAGGACAACGGTTACCGTGTCTATACCGAGAAGCATGGTGAGGGGCTGGCCTTCATCCGTCGCTGCAGAATCCTGGGCCTGTCACTGGCTGAGATTCACGAACTACAGAGCTATCAGGACGACCCTCATCAGCCTTGTACCGCCGTCAACGCCTTGCTCGATGATCACATCTCTCATGTGCGGTCGCAGATAACCGCTCTGCAAGCGCTTGAGAAACAACTCGTTTCACTGAGAGCGAGTTGCAACGATGACCGGGAAGTTGAGGCGTGTGG
This is a stretch of genomic DNA from Methylophaga thalassica. It encodes these proteins:
- the cadR gene encoding Cd(II)/Pb(II)-responsive transcriptional regulator; translation: MRIGQLAQLVGVETQTIRFYEQQGLLPPPDRQDNGYRVYTEKHGEGLAFIRRCRILGLSLAEIHELQSYQDDPHQPCTAVNALLDDHISHVRSQITALQALEKQLVSLRASCNDDREVEACGVLAGISEGNMHQQ